A window from Bacillota bacterium encodes these proteins:
- a CDS encoding methyltransferase domain-containing protein — protein MAEKGPQAAADRGEGGVAGALGRAVAWTLLGLAVVDLAQRLRARLRPGPMPARIQPFFLESRLRALTLGPRQVLPALELEPGMEVLEVGVGTGFLTPSLAAAVEPGGRLVALDVQPDHFERIRWRLEETGIRNVELVQGDAQALPFADASFDRVVMVTVLGEIPDRRRALAEARRVLRPGGRLCVTEHAADPDFLGARRVERLGREAGLVPLARRGGPLRYTLCFARPARLA, from the coding sequence GCTGGGGCGGGCGGTGGCCTGGACCCTGCTGGGCTTGGCGGTCGTCGACCTGGCCCAGCGGCTGCGCGCGCGGCTGCGTCCGGGGCCGATGCCGGCGCGGATCCAGCCCTTCTTCCTGGAGAGCCGGTTGCGGGCGCTGACGCTGGGCCCGCGGCAGGTGCTGCCGGCGCTGGAGCTGGAGCCGGGCATGGAGGTGCTGGAGGTGGGGGTGGGGACGGGGTTCCTGACGCCCTCGCTGGCGGCGGCGGTGGAGCCGGGGGGCCGCCTGGTGGCGCTGGACGTCCAGCCCGACCACTTCGAGCGCATCCGCTGGCGGCTGGAGGAGACGGGGATCCGGAACGTGGAGCTGGTCCAGGGCGACGCCCAGGCGCTTCCCTTCGCCGATGCCAGCTTCGACCGCGTGGTCATGGTCACCGTCCTGGGCGAGATCCCCGACCGGCGCCGCGCCCTGGCCGAGGCGCGGCGGGTGCTGCGCCCGGGCGGCCGGCTCTGCGTCACCGAGCACGCCGCCGACCCGGATTTCCTGGGCGCGCGCCGCGTAGAGCGGCTGGGGCGCGAGGCGGGGCTGGTGCCGCTGGCCAGGAGGGGCGGGCCGCTGCGCTACACGCTCTGCTTCGCGCGCCCGGCGAGGCTCGCGTAG